The Paenibacillus uliginis N3/975 genome has a window encoding:
- a CDS encoding M28 family peptidase, with translation MTDLVKENIFKYIQELEGIRHPVTSTEHINYTAKYIKERFEEKGLEILPNSFKLKGSEEYFENIVGLIRGKNEKKLVIGAHYDSVYNSPGANDNLSGLSVLLEICNCLSLGETPEYSIIFVAFTLEEGNPILYSKRNELLKKHGLVGSQERYVSWQTYTSVRELEKVIEQLVFKGFNYEQAARCAVKFTKNLKESSSQQLEKYSNDLIDMYTQYSEPSEMSLIGSKIFMDSYITGNESDVVGMINLDTLGYTSKEFGSQVIPEAFLKADADLFNVSLEKKIGNFLTIISSRNATHLVSKLTNEFKCNEKPVPYYSMNIQEQDVKKIFRNYGELMSSDHVHFWLAGIPVLYLTDTGRYRYPYYHTPADASDYLDFDFMEEITKKCVKFIRNL, from the coding sequence ATGACTGATTTAGTGAAAGAAAATATATTCAAATATATTCAGGAACTAGAGGGAATAAGGCATCCGGTTACTTCTACTGAGCATATAAATTATACGGCTAAATATATAAAAGAGAGATTCGAAGAGAAAGGGTTGGAGATTTTACCTAATTCATTTAAGTTAAAGGGTTCTGAGGAGTACTTTGAAAATATAGTAGGCTTAATTCGCGGTAAAAATGAAAAAAAACTGGTCATTGGAGCTCATTATGATTCAGTTTACAATTCACCTGGTGCTAATGATAATTTGTCTGGATTATCTGTTTTATTAGAAATCTGCAATTGTTTATCATTAGGGGAAACACCTGAATATAGCATTATATTTGTTGCATTTACATTAGAAGAAGGTAATCCTATCTTGTATAGCAAAAGGAATGAACTATTAAAAAAACATGGTTTAGTAGGCTCACAAGAAAGATATGTTTCATGGCAAACTTATACGAGTGTAAGAGAACTTGAAAAGGTAATCGAACAGCTAGTTTTTAAAGGTTTTAATTACGAGCAGGCTGCACGGTGCGCTGTTAAATTTACAAAGAATTTGAAAGAATCAAGTTCACAACAATTAGAAAAATATTCAAATGACTTAATTGACATGTATACACAATACTCTGAACCAAGTGAGATGAGTCTAATTGGTAGTAAGATTTTCATGGATAGCTATATCACAGGTAATGAGAGTGATGTAGTAGGGATGATCAACCTTGACACATTAGGCTATACGTCAAAAGAGTTTGGTTCACAAGTAATTCCAGAAGCGTTTTTAAAGGCGGATGCAGATTTATTCAATGTAAGCCTCGAAAAAAAAATCGGGAATTTTCTGACGATTATTTCTTCTAGAAATGCTACACATCTAGTAAGTAAATTAACTAATGAATTCAAATGTAACGAGAAGCCTGTTCCATATTACTCTATGAATATTCAAGAACAAGATGTCAAAAAAATATTTCGGAATTATGGAGAATTAATGTCCTCTGATCACGTACACTTTTGGCTAGCAGGTATTCCTGTGCTTTATTTAACTGATACTGGGCGATATAGATATCCGTATTATCATACACCAGCAGATGCATCGGATTATTTAGATTTTGATTTTATGGAAGAAATCACGAAGAAATGTGTGAAATTTATACGGAATTTGTGA